A portion of the Carassius carassius chromosome 42, fCarCar2.1, whole genome shotgun sequence genome contains these proteins:
- the LOC132124009 gene encoding phospholipid scramblase 1-like, whose translation MQPMDMYMVPNQGIPGFPPGLEYLTQVDQLLIKQKVELIEALAGFESNNKYEIRNSMGQNVFYAVEENDCLTRQCCGPLRSFTIRILDNFGQEIITVSRPLKCMSCFFPCCLQELEIQAPPGNTVGYVLQQWHPFLPKFTIENERREPVLKLQGPFCGWSCLPDVDFEILTMDEVSIGKISKQWTGLLREAFTDSDNFGIQFPMDLDVRMKAVMIGACFLIDFMFFETNN comes from the exons ATGCAGCCTATGGATATGTATATGGTTCCCAATCAAGGAATACCAGGCTTTCCACCGGGATTAGAATACCTGACACAG GTGGATCAACTTCTTATCAAACAGAAAGTTGAGCTTATTGAAG CTTTGGCAGGCTTTGAGAGCAATAATAAGTATGAGATCCGTAACTCCATGGGTCAGAACGTGTTTTACGCGGTGGAGGAGAACGACTGTCTCACCCGTCAGTGCTGCGGCCCGCTGCGATCCTTCACCATCCGCATCCTCGATAACTTCGGACAGGAGATCATCACAGTCAGCCGTCCTCTCAAATGCATGTCCTGCTTCTTCCCTTGTTGTCTGCAAGAG CTGGAGATCCAGGCACCTCCAGGGAACACAGTGGGATATGTTCTTCAGCAGTGGCACCCTTTCCTCCCCAAGTTCACCATAGAGAACGAGCGCCGGGAGCCGGTTCTCAAGCTCCAGGGGCCGTTCTGTGGCTGGAGCTGCCTGCCAGACGTGGACTTCGAG ATTCTGACCATGGATGAAGTCAGTATTGGAAAGATCAGCAAACAGTGGACCGGACTTCTCCGGGAGGCATTCACAGATTCAGACAACTTTGGGATCCAGTTCCCCATGGATCTGGATGTGAGAATGAAGGCAGTGATGATCGGAGCCTGCTTTCTCATT gaCTTCATGTTTTTTGAGACGAATAACTAG